The region TTTATCAGCCAGAAGCGGGAGAATTAAATGTACCGTACAGTCCTTCAGAGGAAACAATTATCTTAGAGAATCCACCACGTTTTACATGGATGCCAGCAAAGCTAGAGAATGATGCCTATGTCCTTGAGCTCTCCACAACGGAAAGCTTTGAGCAGGAGCACACATGGATCTATCAGCCCATACAGCTTAATTTCTTCACTCCTGACCATGCGCTAGAAGCCGGTCACTATTATTGGAGGTATGCCCTGTTAGATCAGAAGCAGGAGCAACGTATTTCTTCTTGGAGTGCTGTTCGAGCCTTTGAGCTACATGAGAGCCTTCCAGAGACACCACTTCCAGGCAGAACAAATCGCTATAAAGGAATAAGTGATAGCCATCCACGTTTATGGCTGACACAAGAAAAGCTCCTATCATTCAGAAATAGCATCCAGAACGATGCTGAATATTGCGGATGGGAAAGCTTTTATGATCATGCAGTAATGCCTTATCTTGAGGGAGAGCTTATGCCTGAGCCTGCCCCTTATCCTAACCAACAGCGTGTTGCAGAGCTGTGGCGGAAGATGTACCTAGATTGTCAGGAGGTACTATATGCTGTCAGGCATTTAAGTGTAGCAGGTGTCGTTTTAGAGGACAACCGTTTGCTTCAAAGGGCTAAGGAGTGGTTGCTCCATGCTGTCTCATGGAACCCTGAAGGAACAACCTCTAGAGATTATAATGATGAAGCTGCCTTTCGCATAGCTGGTGCCCTGGCTTGGGGGTATGACTGGCTTTATGATGAATTGTCAGAAGAGGAGAGGGAGTCAGTTAGAAGGATTCTTTTCATAAGAACGGAACAGGTTGCTTTTCATGTGATAGAGAGATCGAAAATTCACCATGTTCCGTATGATAGTCATGCTGTACGTTCCCTATCCTCCGTATTAGTGCCGTGCTGTATTGCTCTATTTGAGGATGAACCTAAAGCAAGAGAGTGGCTTGATTACACATTGGAGTATTATAACGCTCTTTATACCCCTTGGGGTGGAATGGATGGTGGTTGGGCAGAAGGTCCTCATTACTGGATGACAGGAATGGCATATGTAATTGAGGCAATGAACTTGATTAAGAATTTTAACGGGCTAGATTTATACAAACGACCATTTTTTCAAAAAACGGGGGACTTCCCACTATACGTATACAGTCCAGATACAGCCCGCACAAGCTTTGGAGACATTGCTAATTTGGGAGAAAATCCAGGCTTAAAGGTTGGCTTTAATATTAGACAATATGCGGGTGTTACAGGTAACCCATATTATCAATGGTATTACGAACGTACTAAGGAATGGGATACGGATACTAAGGATGCGTTTTATAACAAAGGATGGTGGGATTTTTACTTTGATGACATGCTTTATCAGCATGACTATCCTGCTGTGGAGGCTCAGGTTCCAGTTGATATTGAACCGGTCAAATGGTTTAGGGATGTAGGTTGGGTAGCTATGCATCATAATATGCATGATCCAGAAGAGCATATTATGTTCCTTACTAAAAGTAGTTCATATGGGTCAATTAGCCATAGTCATGGTGACCAAAATGCGTTTGTCTTACATGCTTTTGGTGATCCCTTAGCTATTCACAGTGGATACTATGTTGCCTTTAATAGCACGATGCATATGAAGTGGAGGAGGCAAACGATCTCCAAAAATGCCATCTTAATCAATGGCAAAGGGCAATTTGCCGAGAAAGATAAGTTTCTAGGCAAAGAGGCAAGTGGATTTATTGAAACCGTAGAGTCTTATTCACACTATCATGTCGTTCGCGGTGATGCAACAGCAGCGTATCAGTATTACGTTCCTACACTGCAGAGATATGTACGAGAAACTTATTTTGTGCAGCAATCCTATTTTGTCATGGTGGATTATGTAGATCTTGAGGAAGAGGCTAGTATTGATTGGCTCTTACACTCACTTCATGAAATGAAGCTACATCATCAAGCTTTTATGGTTGAAGGAGAGAAGGGAGCCCTAGAGGGGCGTTTCGTGTACTGCTCAAGTGGAGAGCTTGAACTTAAGCAGTATAACGATTTTCCCGGTGTTGATGATGCTGAGCTTGAAGGTCTGCCTGACCAGTGGCATTTACAAGCGAAGACTAAGCCGGCCAAACGTCACCGGCTCGTTACACTACTGACACCAATGAAGCTTCAATCACCAAAGTACATTTCATATGTAATGGATGATCAGGATCACGGTATTCAGTTCTATTTTACTGAAAATGGTCAGACGTTTCGATTAGAGGTTGCTAAAGCGTACTCTCTGTAATAATGTTTTTCTATTCGTCAGGTGCAGCATGCTTAGGGGGAAATGTTGCTGTTACCTGATCAATAGAAAAAATTTTTAATTCTAATAGATGGAATATTACAAAAAAATAGGAGGAATCAAATGTCTAAAAAAGGAGTAAGTAGAATTCGTGCTTTGTGTCTGATGTTTAGCTTCATACTTATCCTTACGACCGTACTAGTAAATCCAAGTACTTTAAGCTATGCCCAACAGGTAAGTAATGATCAACCTCCAGTAAAGCTTGAAGTGGTAGAAGTAACCGCCAGCGAGCATGATGGGAATTTTCCGGAGAATACGATTGATGATGACCTTTCTACAAGATGGTCAGCACAGGGAGAAGGACAATGGATTCAGTTTGGTCTTGGTAGTGTCCAAAGAGTTGGTTATCTAGGTATTGCTTTTCATAGTGGGGATATCCGCAGTAGTACGATAGCTATTTCAGTATCTACTGATGGTACGACCTGGGAAGAGGTATTAGGGCATTCTGAAAGCAGTGGGACAAGTGTTCAGCTAGAAGCGTTTGATTTTGATGATGTTGATGCTAGATATGTAAGGATCACGGGGTATGGCAATTCGGTGAATCAATGGAATAGTTTGACGGTTGTTCATATCTATAGCCCGAATCCGGATGGTCCAATTGTGGAGGAGCTTGAGCAAATTGATCCTGGACCTATACCAGGGACAAATCCTTTCACTACACCGGGACTTCATAATCCGGATGGTACAGCACACACTATTCATACGCCCAACCCTGTATTTGGAAGGACACTGAATATTTTGGATTATGGAGATTTTGAGGTAGAGGGAGTACAGGATGCTGTTCTAGCTATTATCGCTGCGTTAGAGGATGCTGAATATGGAGACGAAATTTATTTTCCAAACGGTGTGTATCAGCTTATAAGCACTTGGCCAACAGACGGAACCTCTAATATCTATGTAAAGAACGGTGTGAATTTGAGAGGAGAAAGTGAAGAGGGAGTACAGCTTATCTCTCATTTTGATATGCAGCAAACACCTAATAGTAAGATTATCACTTCCTATGGAAGGCACGATGTCCAAATTTCAAACCTTACATTAAGCTCTACATTCGACAGGGAATTCTCTGACGTTCCTGATCAAAATAATCCAGAGCGTGGAGGCCCAGCGTATGGAATATTTATTGCGGATTATGCTGGAAATCCTTCGTATCATGTGACTATTCAGGATGTTACGATAGAAAAGTTTCAACGAATGGGAGTGAGAATTGAAAAAAGTAGGGACATTGTCATTGAAAACAGTACATTTAAGAACGCCACAGATGTTGGTGGTGGAGGGGCCGGATATGGAGTTGCCATTCAAGGGGTCCAAGGTATTGACCGTTTAGGACATAAAAATGATACTCATTTTAACGTTGTAAGAAACAGTACATTTGAGGGACCATATCTTAGACATGGAGTGTTAATTCAAAATTTCGCTCATAACAATCTTGTCGAAAAGAACGAGTTCTATGATAATATTCACGATGCCATTGACTTACATGGCCAGGGTGAATATCTCAATGAAATTAAAGGCAATATTATTGAAGGTGTGATAAGAGGGGGGATTGGAGTTGGCAATACGGGTGGTACACCTCCAAATTCACATTCAGCCTCTGGAGCGGGGAATCTGATTCACTATAATAAGCTCACTAATACAAGAGATGGGATTACGGTGATTATGGGTTCACCAGAAACAATTATAGAAAAGAATATAATTAAGAATACGCAGAATCCTGCGAATTCTAAAGGGATTTATCTGCTTAATGCCCCTAGAACGGTTGTTAAGGATAATATTATTGTAAATAATCATGCGCATAACTTTTGGGGAATCCTTGTAGCAGAGGATCATGGGGACAGGAATAATGACAATAAGGGAGCAGGAATCCCTGAGGATATTCTGATAAGCGGAAATAAGCTTATAAATAATTCAAATGGAATACGCTTGGAAGCGGGTCGAAACATTGTTCTTGAAAATAACACGATTAAGAAGTCACTAGGTGATGATTTTGTGAATTTAATACCTGAGGATTAAACAAAAGCAGCAAGCAGTGAGATTACTTATAAGACGATCCCCTGCTTGCTGCTTTCTTTTCATTTTATTTGATTAATGAGGATTATTCATTTTCAGAGCGATTTACAATCTCTTCTTGGACTAGCTGCTCAAGCTTTTTAATTCTTCTCTTTTCTCTCCGCCGCTCCTCTGTTATTTCCGCTCGCAGAGCTTTGTTAATAGAAACGGTCATAAAGAGCATAATGATGGCAAATGGTAAAGCTGCCACAATCGATGCTGTTTGCAAGCCGTTGAGTCCCCCACTGAGTAATAAAGCTCCAGCGATAGAGGATTGTAATACTCCCCAAATTAATTTAATTGAGTTTGCCGGATTATGTGTACCGTTGGAGGTGAGCATTCCCAAAACAAATGTTGCTGAATCAGCTGAAGTAACAAAGAAGGTGACAATTAAGATGACAGCTACAACCCCAATAATCCAACCAATCGGTAACTGCTCCAGCGTAACAAATAAGGCTAGCGTTTCGTCAGCCTCAACAGCATCAGCAATCGGGAAGATATTGTTCAATTCAAAGTTTAGTGCTGTTCCCCCAAACACGGCAAACCATATGCATCCTAAAAGCGTAGGGACAAAGAGGACTCCAAGGACAAATTCCTTTACAGAGCGTCCTTTTGAAACGCGGGCAATAAATGCTCCAACAAATGGTGCCCATGCGATCCACCATGCCCAATAGAATAACGTCCAGGTCCCAATCCAATCTCCGCCGGTAAAAGGCGTCATACGAAAGCTCATCGGAATAATGTTGCCAATATAGCTTCCAATGGTTGTAGTGAAAGCTTCAACCATAAATTGTGTTGGTCCTAGAAAGAATACAAATAGAAGTAGACCCCCAGCTACAGCAATGTTCAGATTACTAAGATATAAGATTCCTTTATTTAGACCTGTCATTGCCGAAATCATATAGATGATCGTGACTACACCAATAATGGTTAATTGTGTTGCGACATTATTAGGGATACCAAATAAGTGATTTAATCCTCCACTGATCTGTAAGGCTCCTAATCCTAAGGAGGTTGCTACACCAAATGCTGTAGCAATAGCTGCAAACGTGTCAATGGATTTACCAAGTGCTCCATCTACTCGATCCCCAACTAAAGGGCGAAATGTAGAGCTGATGATTCCTGTTTCCCTTTTTCTGAATTGGAAGTATGCAATCGATAGACCTACGATTGTATAGATAGCCCACGGATGAAGACCCCAGTGAAAGAAGGAATAACGTAAAGCCATGGAGGCGGCTGCAGTAGACCCTGCTGGAACATCAGATGAAGGAGGTGCTAGATAATGGAGGACAGGCTCTGCGACACCCCAAAACACAAGTCCAATTCCCATTCCAGCAGAGAATAACATCGCTAGCCAGGACAAATAAGAGTATTCAGGTTCATCATCATCAAGACCTAGTTTAATTCTCCCGTAGGGGCCAAATGCTAAATATAGAGCGAACCCCAAGAAAATAAAGGTTGCTAATACATAAAACCAGCCAAAACTTTGGGTTGTAAAAGTAAGAGCTTGCTCAGATATCCTTTCTAAATGATCAGGAAAAAAGAAGCCCCATAAAACGAATAAAGCTACAACTACGACTGAAATATAAAAGACGGATCCAATTTTACCATTAGATTTCATTCAATCACCTCTGTTTTAATATTCTAAGATGTTGTAAAAACTATACTTGTCCCAATGTAAAGCTCGTATGTACGCCGTATGTTTCCAGTTCCTATTGCACAGCACTTTTCCCATCATAACGAAAAATTCACCCCGTACACAAAATGGATTAGAGGGCATATGGCATGAAATAGTGTATTCACATTGTTCCTATCGCATCTATACCCTGATTTCACAAAGATACTTCAAAATGCTTTTGAATATGAAAAAACGCAATGCTCACTCTGATAAGTGAACATTGCGTTTATCATCATTTTCAAACACAAGCTGATACATATATAATTTGTACAATTAAACGTTAGTTAGAAATCCTATTTAGTTAGCTCTAAAAATTCTTTTACATCCTCAATAGATAAATCAATAGCACTCTGCCAAAAATCAGGTTTTGTCAGGTCAACACCCAAGTGCTTAGAGGCTAGCTCTTCAACAGGCATACTTGCCGTATCCTGAAGTAAAGCAATGTACTTATCCTCAAAGCCTTGCCCTTCCTCAAGAGCACGAGCATAAATGCCTGCACTAAAGAGATAACCAAATGTATAAGGAAAGTTGTAAAACGGTACTCTTGTTAGATAGAAATGAAGCTTTGAAGCCCAGAAATGTGGATGATAATCCTTCAGTGAGTCCTTAAACGCTTCTTTTTGAGCTGATACCATGAGTTCATTTAATCGATCAACACCAACAAGTCCTTTTTTTCGTTCCGTATAGAAGTTCGTTTCAAAGATGAAACGAGCATGGATATTCATATAAAATGCTACTGAACGTTGAACCTTGTCCTCTAACAGAGCTAAACGTTCCTCTTCATTTGATGCTGCTTTAACTGACGCATCAGCAACGATCATTTCGGCAAAGGTAGAAGCCGTTTCAGCAACATTCATAGCGTACTGCTGGGCAAGTGGAGGTAAATCATTCATCACATGCTGATGGTAGGCATGTCCAAGCTCATGAGCTAATGTTGAAACGTTTGAAGCTGTTCCAGAATAGGTCATGAACACACGAGTTTCTTTGCTGTCAGGTAAGCTTGTACAGAAGGCCCCTGGTCTTTTTCCGGCACGATCCTCGGCTTCAATCCAGCTTTGATTAAAGGCATGAGTTGTGAAGTCAGCCATTTTGGGACTGAATTTATTAAATTGTTCAACAATGAAATCTGCAGCATCATCATAACTAATCTTGTTAGAATCACTGCCAATCGGAGCGTTCACATCGTTCCAGGACAGCTTATCAACACCAAGAAGCTTTGCTTTTCTTTCGAAATACGTCAAAAAGATATCCTTGTTTTTATCAATTGTTTCCCACATGACGTTCAACGTTTGCTGAGACATACGGTTATAGTCTAGAGGCTCTTTATGTAAGTCCTCCCAGCCTCTGTGTTTATAAAGACTTAGTCGGAAGCCTGCTAAATGATTGAGTGCATCTGCACAAAAATCGGCATTCTTACTCCATGCTTCCTCCCACCTATTAGACATCTCATCTCGTACTGCTTTATTAGGATCACTTAATTTATTCTGTGCCTGTCCAACGGAAAGGTCTTTAACTTTTCCATCTTCCTCAAACGGTATAGTCATTTGG is a window of Bacillus horti DNA encoding:
- a CDS encoding M3 family oligoendopeptidase: MKKPLSQIWDLESLFPGGSSSKPFHDYLEKNESDIHELSAQIKKLKTPENARDIQPLADVVTLLQSVAIRIRQAGAFIGCLTAQNQKDKQAILLGGRTKTISAQYASALTQFEQILMEIDGSTWQEILNDDRFKDIAFPLDEKRRLASDKLPPEQEALVNDLAVDGYHGWGELYNTTVSQMTIPFEEDGKVKDLSVGQAQNKLSDPNKAVRDEMSNRWEEAWSKNADFCADALNHLAGFRLSLYKHRGWEDLHKEPLDYNRMSQQTLNVMWETIDKNKDIFLTYFERKAKLLGVDKLSWNDVNAPIGSDSNKISYDDAADFIVEQFNKFSPKMADFTTHAFNQSWIEAEDRAGKRPGAFCTSLPDSKETRVFMTYSGTASNVSTLAHELGHAYHQHVMNDLPPLAQQYAMNVAETASTFAEMIVADASVKAASNEEERLALLEDKVQRSVAFYMNIHARFIFETNFYTERKKGLVGVDRLNELMVSAQKEAFKDSLKDYHPHFWASKLHFYLTRVPFYNFPYTFGYLFSAGIYARALEEGQGFEDKYIALLQDTASMPVEELASKHLGVDLTKPDFWQSAIDLSIEDVKEFLELTK
- a CDS encoding DUF4962 domain-containing protein, giving the protein MMEERKVQESFIALYQPEAGELNVPYSPSEETIILENPPRFTWMPAKLENDAYVLELSTTESFEQEHTWIYQPIQLNFFTPDHALEAGHYYWRYALLDQKQEQRISSWSAVRAFELHESLPETPLPGRTNRYKGISDSHPRLWLTQEKLLSFRNSIQNDAEYCGWESFYDHAVMPYLEGELMPEPAPYPNQQRVAELWRKMYLDCQEVLYAVRHLSVAGVVLEDNRLLQRAKEWLLHAVSWNPEGTTSRDYNDEAAFRIAGALAWGYDWLYDELSEEERESVRRILFIRTEQVAFHVIERSKIHHVPYDSHAVRSLSSVLVPCCIALFEDEPKAREWLDYTLEYYNALYTPWGGMDGGWAEGPHYWMTGMAYVIEAMNLIKNFNGLDLYKRPFFQKTGDFPLYVYSPDTARTSFGDIANLGENPGLKVGFNIRQYAGVTGNPYYQWYYERTKEWDTDTKDAFYNKGWWDFYFDDMLYQHDYPAVEAQVPVDIEPVKWFRDVGWVAMHHNMHDPEEHIMFLTKSSSYGSISHSHGDQNAFVLHAFGDPLAIHSGYYVAFNSTMHMKWRRQTISKNAILINGKGQFAEKDKFLGKEASGFIETVESYSHYHVVRGDATAAYQYYVPTLQRYVRETYFVQQSYFVMVDYVDLEEEASIDWLLHSLHEMKLHHQAFMVEGEKGALEGRFVYCSSGELELKQYNDFPGVDDAELEGLPDQWHLQAKTKPAKRHRLVTLLTPMKLQSPKYISYVMDDQDHGIQFYFTENGQTFRLEVAKAYSL
- a CDS encoding right-handed parallel beta-helix repeat-containing protein, producing MSKKGVSRIRALCLMFSFILILTTVLVNPSTLSYAQQVSNDQPPVKLEVVEVTASEHDGNFPENTIDDDLSTRWSAQGEGQWIQFGLGSVQRVGYLGIAFHSGDIRSSTIAISVSTDGTTWEEVLGHSESSGTSVQLEAFDFDDVDARYVRITGYGNSVNQWNSLTVVHIYSPNPDGPIVEELEQIDPGPIPGTNPFTTPGLHNPDGTAHTIHTPNPVFGRTLNILDYGDFEVEGVQDAVLAIIAALEDAEYGDEIYFPNGVYQLISTWPTDGTSNIYVKNGVNLRGESEEGVQLISHFDMQQTPNSKIITSYGRHDVQISNLTLSSTFDREFSDVPDQNNPERGGPAYGIFIADYAGNPSYHVTIQDVTIEKFQRMGVRIEKSRDIVIENSTFKNATDVGGGGAGYGVAIQGVQGIDRLGHKNDTHFNVVRNSTFEGPYLRHGVLIQNFAHNNLVEKNEFYDNIHDAIDLHGQGEYLNEIKGNIIEGVIRGGIGVGNTGGTPPNSHSASGAGNLIHYNKLTNTRDGITVIMGSPETIIEKNIIKNTQNPANSKGIYLLNAPRTVVKDNIIVNNHAHNFWGILVAEDHGDRNNDNKGAGIPEDILISGNKLINNSNGIRLEAGRNIVLENNTIKKSLGDDFVNLIPED
- a CDS encoding glycine betaine uptake BCCT transporter — translated: MKSNGKIGSVFYISVVVVALFVLWGFFFPDHLERISEQALTFTTQSFGWFYVLATFIFLGFALYLAFGPYGRIKLGLDDDEPEYSYLSWLAMLFSAGMGIGLVFWGVAEPVLHYLAPPSSDVPAGSTAAASMALRYSFFHWGLHPWAIYTIVGLSIAYFQFRKRETGIISSTFRPLVGDRVDGALGKSIDTFAAIATAFGVATSLGLGALQISGGLNHLFGIPNNVATQLTIIGVVTIIYMISAMTGLNKGILYLSNLNIAVAGGLLLFVFFLGPTQFMVEAFTTTIGSYIGNIIPMSFRMTPFTGGDWIGTWTLFYWAWWIAWAPFVGAFIARVSKGRSVKEFVLGVLFVPTLLGCIWFAVFGGTALNFELNNIFPIADAVEADETLALFVTLEQLPIGWIIGVVAVILIVTFFVTSADSATFVLGMLTSNGTHNPANSIKLIWGVLQSSIAGALLLSGGLNGLQTASIVAALPFAIIMLFMTVSINKALRAEITEERRREKRRIKKLEQLVQEEIVNRSENE